Proteins encoded together in one Sphingomonas radiodurans window:
- the katG gene encoding catalase/peroxidase HPI: MADEDPGERCPMGQNGGSGKVRSLLGRTNKDWWPDALPVEILHQHGVSPNPMGEDYDYAEAFKTLDYAALKADLTALMTDSKPWWPADYGHYGPFMIRMAWHAAGTYRVTDGRGGASSGQQRFEPLNSWPDNGNLDKARRLLWPIKQKYGKHISWADLFILAGNVAIESMGGPVFGFAGGRKDVFQSEGDTYWGAEEQFIGHADHKSRIRPDEQLDLEGPLAADSMGLIYVNPEGPGGNPDPLGSARDMRATFSRMAMNSEEVVALTAGGHAFGKTHGAKPAENFGKEPASEAVHMQGLGWLTDSDEIGKGHITTSGIEGSWSNNPTKWTGDYFRLLFKYEYELTASPAGAKQWTPINPEWEDMAPDARDPNKRVPTIMTTADMALKLDPEFRAISERFRDDQAALDDAFARAWFKLTHRDMGPKVRYLGPEVPEETLIWQDPVPEGTAPSDADVAAFGEKVLASGLSVGQLVKTAWASASSYRKSDHRGGANGARIALEPQKNWAINEPAELATVLAKLNELRGSISLADAIVLAGSVAIEKAAKDAGFEIKVPFTGGRGDATQEWTEIESFAWMEPQADGFRNYLRTRQSVKTEELLLDKASLLGLSAPEMTVLLGGLRVLGANYGDKPEGVLTDRKGQLTNDFFVNLLDNETFWQLVDPSSDEEFIGHDRGGKGEKWRATRTDLVFGSNSQLRATAEVYAENGNEEKFVKDFVKAWVKVMDADRFDVTAKPVTSNIAT; the protein is encoded by the coding sequence ATGGCTGACGAAGATCCCGGCGAGCGCTGCCCAATGGGTCAGAACGGCGGCTCGGGCAAAGTCCGCTCGCTGCTCGGACGCACCAACAAGGATTGGTGGCCTGACGCGCTGCCAGTCGAAATCCTGCACCAGCATGGCGTGTCCCCCAACCCGATGGGCGAGGATTACGACTATGCCGAGGCATTCAAGACGCTCGATTATGCGGCGCTGAAAGCCGATCTCACCGCCCTGATGACTGACAGCAAGCCGTGGTGGCCGGCGGACTATGGTCACTATGGCCCGTTCATGATCCGCATGGCTTGGCATGCCGCGGGCACCTATCGGGTAACCGATGGACGCGGCGGCGCGTCGTCGGGGCAGCAGCGCTTCGAACCGCTCAACAGCTGGCCGGACAACGGCAACCTCGACAAGGCGCGGCGCCTGCTCTGGCCGATCAAGCAGAAGTACGGAAAGCACATCAGCTGGGCGGACTTGTTCATCCTCGCCGGCAATGTCGCGATCGAGAGCATGGGCGGCCCCGTCTTCGGCTTTGCTGGTGGGCGCAAGGACGTCTTTCAGTCCGAGGGCGATACGTATTGGGGCGCGGAGGAGCAGTTCATCGGACATGCGGATCACAAGAGCCGCATTCGCCCCGACGAGCAGCTTGACCTTGAGGGGCCGCTGGCGGCCGACTCGATGGGCCTGATCTACGTCAATCCCGAAGGGCCCGGCGGCAATCCTGATCCGCTGGGATCGGCGCGTGACATGCGCGCGACGTTCTCGCGCATGGCGATGAACTCGGAGGAAGTCGTCGCGCTCACGGCCGGCGGCCACGCTTTCGGCAAGACGCACGGGGCGAAGCCTGCAGAGAATTTCGGCAAGGAGCCCGCGTCGGAAGCCGTCCACATGCAGGGCCTCGGTTGGCTCACGGACAGCGACGAGATCGGCAAGGGCCACATCACCACATCGGGGATCGAAGGCTCGTGGTCGAACAACCCTACGAAGTGGACCGGCGACTATTTCCGTCTGCTATTCAAGTATGAGTATGAACTGACGGCCAGCCCGGCGGGTGCGAAGCAATGGACGCCGATCAATCCCGAATGGGAAGACATGGCACCGGATGCGCGCGACCCTAACAAGCGCGTGCCGACGATCATGACGACCGCCGACATGGCGCTGAAACTGGATCCCGAGTTCCGCGCGATCTCTGAGCGCTTCCGCGACGATCAGGCGGCGCTGGACGATGCGTTCGCGCGCGCTTGGTTTAAGCTGACCCATCGCGACATGGGCCCGAAGGTCCGTTATCTCGGGCCGGAAGTGCCGGAAGAGACGCTCATCTGGCAGGATCCGGTACCTGAAGGAACCGCGCCGAGCGATGCCGACGTCGCGGCGTTTGGGGAAAAGGTGTTGGCCTCTGGCCTCAGCGTCGGTCAACTCGTCAAGACGGCTTGGGCGTCCGCTTCGTCCTACCGCAAGTCTGACCACCGCGGCGGTGCCAACGGCGCGCGTATCGCGCTGGAGCCGCAGAAGAACTGGGCGATCAACGAGCCCGCGGAGCTTGCGACTGTGCTTGCCAAGCTCAACGAGCTGCGCGGCAGCATTTCGCTTGCCGATGCGATCGTCCTCGCGGGTTCGGTGGCGATCGAGAAGGCGGCGAAGGATGCCGGTTTCGAGATCAAGGTGCCATTCACCGGTGGTCGCGGTGACGCGACGCAGGAGTGGACCGAGATCGAGAGCTTCGCTTGGATGGAGCCGCAGGCCGATGGCTTCCGCAACTATCTGCGGACGCGGCAGTCCGTGAAGACCGAAGAGCTGCTGCTCGACAAGGCTTCGTTGCTTGGCCTGTCGGCCCCCGAGATGACGGTGCTGCTCGGCGGCCTCCGCGTGCTTGGCGCCAACTATGGCGACAAGCCTGAAGGCGTCCTGACCGATCGCAAGGGTCAGCTGACCAATGACTTCTTCGTCAATCTGCTCGACAACGAAACCTTCTGGCAGCTTGTTGATCCGTCGAGCGACGAGGAATTCATCGGACACGACCGTGGCGGCAAGGGCGAGAAGTGGCGCGCCACCCGTACCGACCTGGTCTTCGGCTCGAACTCGCAGCTGCGCGCGACGGCTGAAGTCTATGCCGAGAACGGTAACGAGGAGAAGTTCGTCAAGGACTTCGTGAAGGCTTGGGTAAAGGTGATGGATGCCGATCGCTTCGATGTGACGGCCAAGCCGGTGACGTCGAACATCGCGACCTGA
- a CDS encoding aminotransferase-like domain-containing protein: MRTNTAPETRTEQVIHAIRERIERRTLTPGARLPSVRAMAETIGFSKSTVVEAYDRLAADGTIRSRPGSGFYVASPLAPLALDRMGAAVEREVDPLWMLRQSLADDRTRLMPGCGWLPEDWLAGDAIRKGLRAAARDGRDGALTGYASLQGSPPLRALLARRLAGQGVDAAPEQILLTDSSTHALDLVCRFLLEPGDTVLVDDPCYFNFLALLRAHRVTVVGVTMTSTGPDLGAFAAALADHRPRLYLTNSAAHNPTGATLAAATAHKLLKLADAHDLVIIEDDIFADFEHAIAPRLAAFDGLNRVIRIGSFSKSLSAAVRCGHIAARPDWIEALADLRIATSMAGNPLSANLLHGVLTDGSFRRHIEAVRTRLSRAMARTVKRLRAVGVEPWIEPTSGIFLWARLADGIDAVTLARAALAEGIMLAPGNVFSISGSWSDFMRFNVAMSDDERLFEFLATACRKAR; this comes from the coding sequence ATGAGGACGAACACAGCACCCGAAACCCGCACCGAACAGGTTATTCATGCGATTCGTGAAAGGATCGAGCGACGAACGTTGACCCCCGGCGCAAGGCTGCCATCGGTTCGCGCAATGGCGGAGACGATCGGTTTTTCGAAATCGACCGTGGTCGAAGCGTATGACCGGCTTGCCGCGGATGGCACGATCCGGTCACGGCCAGGGTCGGGTTTCTACGTTGCTTCCCCGCTCGCACCGCTCGCGCTCGACCGGATGGGCGCGGCCGTCGAGCGCGAGGTCGATCCGCTGTGGATGCTGCGCCAGTCGCTTGCCGATGATCGCACGAGATTGATGCCCGGCTGTGGTTGGCTGCCCGAGGATTGGCTTGCAGGCGATGCCATCCGCAAGGGGCTTCGTGCGGCCGCACGGGACGGTCGCGATGGTGCGCTAACCGGCTATGCCTCGCTGCAAGGATCGCCACCGTTGCGCGCGTTGCTCGCCCGGCGGCTTGCCGGACAGGGCGTCGACGCCGCGCCGGAACAGATCCTGCTGACTGACAGCAGCACACACGCGCTCGACCTCGTCTGCCGGTTTTTACTCGAGCCCGGCGACACCGTGCTGGTGGACGATCCCTGCTATTTCAACTTTCTCGCCTTGCTGCGCGCGCATCGCGTGACCGTCGTCGGCGTGACGATGACCTCGACGGGGCCTGATCTGGGAGCGTTTGCAGCAGCGCTCGCCGATCATCGCCCGCGATTGTATTTGACCAACTCAGCGGCGCATAATCCTACCGGCGCGACCTTAGCGGCGGCCACGGCGCACAAGCTGCTCAAGCTAGCAGACGCGCATGACCTCGTGATCATCGAGGACGATATCTTCGCCGATTTCGAACATGCCATCGCCCCACGGCTGGCCGCGTTCGACGGGCTGAATCGCGTGATCCGCATCGGCAGCTTTTCCAAATCGCTGTCCGCGGCGGTGCGCTGCGGGCATATCGCTGCGCGACCGGACTGGATCGAAGCGCTCGCCGATCTCAGGATTGCGACATCAATGGCAGGCAACCCGCTATCGGCTAATCTGCTCCACGGCGTTCTCACCGACGGCAGCTTTCGTCGGCATATCGAGGCGGTTCGCACGCGGCTGTCGCGTGCGATGGCGAGGACGGTGAAACGGCTCCGCGCGGTCGGGGTCGAACCATGGATCGAGCCCACTTCCGGCATCTTCCTGTGGGCGCGGTTGGCGGACGGGATCGACGCGGTCACGTTGGCACGTGCAGCGCTGGCGGAGGGTATCATGCTAGCGCCCGGCAACGTGTTTAGTATCAGCGGATCGTGGAGCGACTTCATGCGCTTCAACGTCGCGATGAGCGACGATGAACGACTGTTCGAGTTTCTTGCCACCGCCTGTCGCAAAGCGCGCTGA
- a CDS encoding hydrogen peroxide-inducible genes activator gives MKPIPSLRQLSYLLALHEHGHFGRAAAACFVSQSTLSVGIAELERLLGTSLVERSKRHVRFTLIGEEIVVRARQTVRAAEDLHTVAQRSHEPLVGALRMAMIPTIAPFLLSSILLALARDWPLLQLHVREMLTSVACEAMGRGEVDCVLLALPVECGEVETVDIAVDRLSLVAAKGEDELALPLCDADAKRLLLLEDGHCLKDHALAACNRATAVSESRLIASTLHTLVQLVDAGLGYTLLPQMAIDAGILVGTRVEARPVQGLHASRHIALAWRKGHPRSSDFALLGEAIKRAVGTDAV, from the coding sequence ATGAAGCCTATCCCTTCGCTGAGGCAGCTCTCCTATTTGCTCGCGCTCCATGAGCATGGCCATTTCGGGCGCGCGGCAGCTGCCTGTTTTGTCTCGCAATCCACCTTGTCGGTCGGCATCGCCGAGCTCGAGCGGCTGCTGGGCACGAGCCTGGTCGAGCGCTCCAAGCGTCATGTCCGCTTCACCCTGATCGGGGAGGAGATCGTGGTCCGCGCCCGGCAGACGGTGCGCGCTGCGGAGGATCTTCACACCGTGGCGCAGCGCTCGCACGAGCCGCTGGTAGGGGCGTTGCGAATGGCGATGATCCCCACGATCGCGCCTTTCCTGCTTTCCAGCATCCTGCTCGCGCTTGCACGCGACTGGCCACTTCTGCAGCTCCATGTACGCGAGATGCTGACAAGTGTTGCGTGCGAGGCGATGGGGCGTGGGGAGGTCGATTGCGTGCTCCTCGCGTTGCCGGTCGAGTGCGGCGAGGTCGAGACCGTAGACATAGCAGTCGACCGCCTGTCGCTCGTCGCCGCGAAGGGGGAGGATGAGCTGGCGTTGCCGCTGTGCGACGCCGACGCGAAGCGATTGCTGCTTCTCGAGGACGGACATTGCCTCAAGGATCACGCACTCGCGGCTTGCAATCGTGCAACGGCGGTATCCGAGAGCCGGCTAATCGCCTCCACGCTGCATACGCTCGTTCAATTGGTCGATGCGGGCCTCGGCTACACGCTGCTTCCGCAGATGGCGATCGACGCTGGCATCCTCGTCGGCACGCGCGTCGAAGCGCGGCCGGTTCAGGGGCTTCATGCCTCGCGCCATATCGCGCTGGCGTGGCGCAAAGGCCATCCGCGTTCCAGCGACTTCGCGTTACTTGGCGAGGCGATCAAGCGAGCCGTGGGCACCGACGCGGTTTGA
- a CDS encoding PhzF family phenazine biosynthesis protein, whose product MTRRFKLVDVFGAGPFTGNPLAVIADADGLSSDEMQRITRWLNLSETTFLLPPKDIRADYCARIFTLNRELPFAGHPTLGTCHAWLEAGGTPKSDGRIVQECGVGLVEIHRRGERLAFSAPPLIRSGKPTQAEIAEVADLLRLDQTAIVDAEWVDNGPGWIAVMLSTADAVLAVDHARYHHRPIAVGIVGPHPADSEVAFEVRAIFSDAHGTLIEDPVCGSLNASVGQWIFASGRAADSYLAAQGGCIGRDGRVNVTQDNDGRVWVGGRTITLFEGHCR is encoded by the coding sequence ATGACGCGTCGCTTCAAGCTTGTGGATGTGTTTGGCGCGGGCCCGTTCACCGGCAACCCGCTGGCGGTAATCGCCGATGCCGATGGCCTTTCTTCCGACGAGATGCAGCGCATCACGCGTTGGCTCAATCTGTCGGAGACGACCTTCCTGCTTCCGCCCAAGGACATTCGCGCCGACTATTGTGCCCGCATCTTTACCCTGAACCGCGAGCTGCCCTTCGCCGGGCACCCTACTCTGGGCACCTGCCATGCTTGGCTGGAAGCGGGCGGCACGCCTAAAAGCGACGGCAGGATCGTGCAGGAATGTGGTGTCGGCTTGGTGGAAATTCACCGGCGCGGCGAACGGCTCGCCTTCTCCGCGCCGCCGCTGATCCGCAGCGGCAAACCGACACAGGCGGAGATCGCGGAAGTGGCCGACCTGCTGCGGTTAGACCAAACTGCGATCGTTGATGCAGAGTGGGTCGATAACGGTCCTGGCTGGATCGCGGTGATGCTGTCGACGGCCGACGCGGTGCTGGCGGTCGACCATGCGCGGTATCATCATCGCCCAATCGCAGTCGGCATCGTCGGTCCGCATCCAGCCGACAGCGAGGTGGCGTTCGAGGTTCGCGCGATCTTTAGTGACGCGCATGGTACGCTGATCGAGGATCCGGTCTGCGGCAGCCTGAACGCGTCGGTGGGGCAATGGATATTTGCGAGCGGCCGTGCGGCAGATAGCTATCTTGCCGCGCAAGGTGGCTGCATTGGCCGCGATGGTCGAGTGAACGTAACGCAGGATAACGATGGTCGAGTCTGGGTCGGCGGACGGACGATCACGTTGTTCGAGGGCCATTGTCGCTGA
- a CDS encoding UrcA family protein has translation MRTSFPSALILAVLPVSGVAQEMKLRPDRYAMALARSDLRSSTPAMARRSLHRIDRAATAVCGAPEGSLHELTRAVRTSACWRNAVNDAVGQIDAPLLAQAWQESLSGEAP, from the coding sequence ATGCGAACGTCTTTCCCCAGTGCCTTGATCCTTGCCGTGTTGCCCGTTTCAGGTGTGGCGCAAGAGATGAAGCTCAGGCCTGACCGCTATGCCATGGCGCTGGCACGGTCCGATCTGCGGTCAAGCACGCCGGCTATGGCTCGGCGTTCGCTCCACCGTATCGATCGCGCAGCAACAGCGGTGTGTGGTGCCCCCGAGGGCAGTCTTCACGAACTGACAAGGGCAGTTCGGACGTCGGCCTGTTGGCGCAATGCGGTCAACGATGCGGTTGGCCAAATCGATGCCCCGTTGCTGGCGCAGGCTTGGCAGGAATCGCTCAGCGGAGAGGCGCCATGA